In the genome of Fusobacterium necrogenes, one region contains:
- a CDS encoding ACT domain-containing protein, whose product MKCIITVLGTDKVGIIAKVCTYLSEVNINILDISQTIVSGYFNMMMIVDADKAFKSLEAFTDDLIEIGNNLGVKITVQHEDIFNCMHRI is encoded by the coding sequence ATGAAATGTATTATTACTGTTCTAGGAACAGATAAAGTTGGAATTATTGCTAAAGTTTGTACTTATCTATCAGAGGTAAATATCAATATTCTTGATATATCTCAAACTATTGTAAGTGGGTATTTTAATATGATGATGATCGTAGATGCTGATAAAGCTTTTAAATCTCTTGAAGCTTTTACAGATGATTTAATAGAAATTGGAAATAATCTTGGAGTAAAAATTACAGTTCAACATGAAGATATATTCAACTGCATGCACCGTATATAA